A genomic stretch from Lathyrus oleraceus cultivar Zhongwan6 chromosome 2, CAAS_Psat_ZW6_1.0, whole genome shotgun sequence includes:
- the LOC127117788 gene encoding anthocyanidin 3-O-glucosyltransferase 2, giving the protein MKKAQVVFIPSPGVGHLVSTLEFAKILINRDNRLRITVLVIKFPNSTETDVYTKFIPISDSLNLINLPECSLPPNMDRRSAMIALLEAQKPNVKQAVSNLSTREGQHGHLAAFVVDMFCTRMIDIAKEFSVPTLVFYTSGVAFLGLMYHLHTLLERDSLDSTQLLQLTELVVPSFANPVPTKSLPSVVLQKEWESFLMGYWKGLKNADGIIVNSFEELESHAVDSFVSNADLASLPIYPVGPILNLEPKTKTKGNDDSDDTIKWLDDQPPSSVIFLCFGSRGSFYEDQIKEIAYAIENSGARFIWALRKPPPKGTMDAPSNYPLVHFDSILPKGFLDRTAKIGKVIGWAPQAQILAHPATGGFVSHCGWNSTLESIYFGVPIATWPLSAEQPTNAFELVCELKMAVEIALDYRVGYTGEHNYVVNAEKIERGIRSVLYNDEEIRKKVKEMSEKSRKTLLEGGSSYNYLDRLIDYIMNQI; this is encoded by the coding sequence atgaaaaAAGCACAAGTGGTGTTTATCCCTTCTCCTGGTGTGGGTCATTTAGTTTCCACTCTCGAATTCGCGAAGATTCTAATCAACCGTGATAACCGTCTCCGTATAACCGTCTTAGTTATCAAATTCCCAAATTCCACAGAAACTGATGTCTACACCAAATTCATTCCCATCTCTGATTCTCTCAATCTCATCAACCTTCCAGAATGTTCTCTTCCTCCAAACATGGATCGACGTTCCGCCATGATCGCTCTCCTTGAAGCTCAGAAACCAAACGTCAAACAAGCCGTATCTAACCTCAGTACTAGAGAAGGACAACATGGACACCTTGCTGCCTTCGTTGTTGACATGTTCTGCACCCGCATGATTGATATTGCCAAAGAATTTTCCGTACCTACGCTCGTCTTCTACACATCCGGCGTTGCTTTCCTTGGCTTGATGTATCATCTTCACACTCTGCTTGAACGAGACAGCTTAGATTCGACTCAGTTGCTGCAACTCACTGAGCTGGTTGTCCCGAGTTTCGCTAACCCGGTTCCAACAAAATCGTTGCCTAGTGTTGTGCTACAAAAGGAATGGGAGTCGTTTTTGATGGGCTACTGGAAAGGCCTCAAGAATGCTGATGGCATTATAGTAAATTCATTTGAAGAGCTAGAATCCCATGCGGTTGATTCGTTTGTATCTAATGCAGATCTAGCTAGTTTACCAATATACCCCGTGGGACCCATACTAAACCTAGAACCTAAAACTAAAACCAAAGGAAACGATGATTCTGATGACACCATCAAGTGGCTTGATGATCAACCTCCTTCTTCAGTAATTTTTCTCTGCTTTGGAAGTAGGGGTTCTTTCTACGAGGATCAAATTAAGGAGATTGCATATGCTATTGAGAATAGTGGGGCTCGCTTTATATGGGCTCTGCGTAAACCTCCACCAAAGGGCACGATGGATGCACCTTCTAATTATCCACTTGTTCATTTTGATTCGATTTTACCGAAAGGATTTTTAGATCGGACGGCTAAAATTGGAAAGGTTATTGGATGGGCCCCACAAGCTCAAATACTAGCACATCCAGCGACCGGAGGATTTGTTTCGCATTGTGGATGGAATTCAACACTGGAGAGCATTTATTTTGGTGTGCCTATTGCCACGTGGCCACTTTCTGCGGAACAACCAACAAATGCTTTTGAGTTAGTGTGTGAGTTAAAGATGGCTGTTGAGATTGCATTGGATTATCGGGTGGGATATACTGGTGAGCATAACTATGTTGTAAATGCAGAAAAGATTGAGAGAGGAATAAGGAGTGTGTTGTACAACGATGAAGAGATAAGGAAGAAAGTAAAAGAGATGAGTGAAAAGAGTAGGAAGACTTTATTAGAAGGAGGATCTTCTTACAATTATTTAGATCGTTTGATTGATTATATTATGAATCAAATATGA